Part of the Streptomyces sp. NBC_00457 genome, ACAACCTGGAGGCCTTCCTCGGCGTCCTGCGCGGCGACAACACCGGGAAGATGATCGTCAAGCTCTGAGGGTCGCCCGTCGCCTGTAGATCACTTGTCGACGGTCACCGTAGGTCATGTGTAGAACGGTCACCCGTAGGTCACTTGTGGAAGAGCACTTCCGGGAACTCCGGTGACGGGCCGTCCAGCAAGGGCCGGCTGGCGCCCTTGAGGTGGAGGTCGAAGAAGGCCGTGACGTAGCGGCGCGTTATTCGCTGCGACTGCTCACCCGACAGGGGCTCCTCCGGGGGCAGGAGCCCCAACTGGTCGGCGAGCACCGGTGTGTCGGTGAAGGTGAAGTGCCCGGAGCCCTTCACGGCCAGCCAGCGTTTCCAGCCGTCGAGGTGCGGCCAGTCGCGCACCCAGGAGGCGTCGTCCTCCTCGGTGCCCAGCAGCATGAACGGCCGCCCGTCCAGGCCGCTCGCGGGCACGGGGTCGAACAGTGAGCCGTCCAGATTGACCCCGGCCCGGACCCGCTGGTCGCCGACCATGGTGGACGCGGTGGAAGCGCCGCCTATGGAGTGACCGGCCATGCCGATCCTGGTGCGGTCGATCAACTCGGCGTGGCGCCAGGCCGAATTGCGGGAGGTCAGCCGGTCGAGCAGGAAGGAGACGTCCTGGGCGCGGCCGGTGGCCACGGTCTTGTAACCGACTTGGGGCGCCTTCTCGCAGGCGACGCAGGTCAGCAGCCGGTTGCCGGGGAACGCCGTACCCACCGACTCATAGGCGTGGTCGACGGAGGCCACCACATACCCATGGCTCGCCAGCTCCTCGGCGAGCAGCGTCAGGGTCGAGCGGTTGACGCTGAACCCGGGCGACAGCACGACCAACGGGAACTTCCCCTGGGCAGGGCGGGCGCCCGGGCGGGCGTGGGTGCGGGTGCGGGTGCCGCTGAGCGTCTCGGCGGGTACGGCGTCGGCGAGGTCGCGGTCCTCCAGAAAGGCTCTCGCCTCGCCGGTGGTCATGTACGGGGCTGGCCTGCCGTGTCCGGGGCGGGCCGGGTAGTACAGCGACACCATCAGCTCTCGGGCGCCCGCCTCCGGGACCCATGGGTCGGGGCGGGTCTTGTCGACCAGATGCAGGGTGTCGCGGCCTATGGCCGACTGGCCTGTGGGGCGGGGGAGTTCCAGGCGTACTTGGTCGTTCTGGGTGGGAGCAGGGGTGGGTGTGTGGATGGGTGCGGCCACGGCCGTGCCTGTGCCGAGGAGGGTCAAGGACAGGCCGAGTAACGCGGCCGTAGCGCCGCGAGGCAGACGATTCATGCTGATGAGGCTAGGAGTCCGGGAATGTAGACCGCGTCACTCTGCGTGGTGATCCGCCGTAGTCCTCAGGATCTACGGGGTATCCCTGAACCCTGAGCTCTACCTTTGGTTTTCGGGATGCGGTAACTTCTTTCCGAAACCGCCGTCGATCGTGGGCGCGAGTCGCGGCGGACGAGGAGGAAGACAACCGCATGCCCATCCAGCAGTCCGAGGTCCTGTACACCGCCGTCGCCACCGCCGAGAACGGCCGCGACGGCCGCGTCGCCACCGACGACGGCAAGCTCGACGTCGTCGTCAACCCGCCCAAGGAGATGGGCGGCAGCGGCTCCGGTACCAACCCGGAGCAGTTGTTCGCCGCTGGGTACAGCGCTTGTTTTCAGGGGGCGTTGGGGGTTGTTGCCCGGCAGGAGAATGTGGACGTGTCTGGGTCGACGGTCACCGCGAAGGTGGGGATCGGGAAGAACTCGGACGGGTTCGGGATCATCGTTGAGATCTTGGCGGACATCCCCAACGTCGACAGGGAAACGGCCCGGTCTCTCGTTGAGAAAGCCCACCTTGTGTGTCCCTACTCGAAGGCGACACGCGGCAACATCACCGTGCGCGTTTGATTGCTCGGTCGTCTTCGGGGGCGCGCCGGTGTCGAGAGACCGACCGTGCTCGGCGCTGCGCGCCTCCGCGCGCTCGGTCTCTCGACACCGGCGCGCCCCCTGCGGCTCCCTCGCGGCCAGCGCGTCGGACCAGTTGTTGTTGGTGGGCCCTTGCCCTCTGCTCTTGTTTGCGGTCAGGTCGCCAGCGTTGCCTTGTGGGCCGCCCTTACGAAGCGCTCGTTCTCCGGTGCTGCTCCGCCTGGGTAGGCGAATCGGCGTCGGGTGTAGCCGTAGGCCAGGCCGCTGCGGGGGTCGGCGAAGGCCTGGGAG contains:
- a CDS encoding organic hydroperoxide resistance protein; the encoded protein is MPIQQSEVLYTAVATAENGRDGRVATDDGKLDVVVNPPKEMGGSGSGTNPEQLFAAGYSACFQGALGVVARQENVDVSGSTVTAKVGIGKNSDGFGIIVEILADIPNVDRETARSLVEKAHLVCPYSKATRGNITVRV
- a CDS encoding alpha/beta hydrolase family protein — protein: MNRLPRGATAALLGLSLTLLGTGTAVAAPIHTPTPAPTQNDQVRLELPRPTGQSAIGRDTLHLVDKTRPDPWVPEAGARELMVSLYYPARPGHGRPAPYMTTGEARAFLEDRDLADAVPAETLSGTRTRTHARPGARPAQGKFPLVVLSPGFSVNRSTLTLLAEELASHGYVVASVDHAYESVGTAFPGNRLLTCVACEKAPQVGYKTVATGRAQDVSFLLDRLTSRNSAWRHAELIDRTRIGMAGHSIGGASTASTMVGDQRVRAGVNLDGSLFDPVPASGLDGRPFMLLGTEEDDASWVRDWPHLDGWKRWLAVKGSGHFTFTDTPVLADQLGLLPPEEPLSGEQSQRITRRYVTAFFDLHLKGASRPLLDGPSPEFPEVLFHK